One Micromonospora sp. FIMYZ51 genomic window carries:
- a CDS encoding fumarylacetoacetate hydrolase family protein has protein sequence MKIIRVGEPGLERPVVVDDAGTSFDLTTLTADIDGAFLAADGIATIRRALAEGRLPTVDVSGLRQGAPVVRPHAVWCIGMNYAAHAAESGAEPPTVPVLFFKTPNTVVGPYDDVLIPRGAEKTDWEVELAVVIGRRARYLDSPADAARHIAGYTISNDVSERAFQLESSGGQWSKGKCAETFNPLGPALVPADELDAGNLRLWSRVNGEPRQDSSTADLIFSVDYLVWHLSQVAVLEPGDIINTGTPQGVALSKRFPYLRPGDVVELGIDGIGSQRQRLRPA, from the coding sequence ATGAAGATCATTCGTGTGGGCGAGCCCGGTCTGGAGCGTCCGGTCGTCGTCGACGACGCGGGCACCAGCTTCGACCTGACCACGCTCACCGCCGACATCGACGGCGCGTTCCTGGCCGCCGACGGCATCGCCACGATCCGACGCGCGCTGGCGGAGGGGCGGTTGCCCACCGTCGACGTCAGCGGCCTGAGGCAGGGCGCGCCGGTGGTTCGCCCACACGCCGTGTGGTGCATCGGAATGAACTACGCGGCGCACGCCGCCGAGTCGGGCGCCGAACCACCCACCGTCCCGGTGCTGTTCTTCAAGACCCCGAACACAGTCGTCGGACCGTACGACGACGTCCTGATCCCGCGCGGTGCCGAGAAGACCGACTGGGAGGTCGAGCTTGCCGTCGTGATCGGACGGCGGGCGCGCTACCTCGACTCGCCGGCCGACGCCGCCCGGCACATCGCCGGCTACACGATCTCCAACGACGTCTCCGAGCGGGCCTTCCAGCTGGAGAGTTCCGGCGGCCAGTGGTCGAAGGGCAAGTGCGCGGAGACCTTCAACCCGCTCGGTCCGGCGCTGGTGCCCGCCGACGAGTTGGACGCCGGAAACCTGCGGCTGTGGTCGCGGGTCAACGGCGAACCGCGGCAGGACTCCAGCACTGCCGACTTGATCTTTTCGGTCGACTATCTCGTCTGGCACCTGTCCCAGGTGGCGGTCCTGGAACCGGGCGACATCATCAACACCGGCACGCCGCAGGGTGTGGCGCTGTCCAAGCGCTTCCCGTACCTGCGTCCGGGTGATGTGGTGGAGCTGGGCATCGACGGCATCGGCAGCCAGCGCCAACGACTCCGGCCGGCCTGA